From the Leptospira biflexa serovar Patoc strain 'Patoc 1 (Paris)' genome, one window contains:
- a CDS encoding CHASE domain-containing protein codes for MNYFFRKIGAFLFVLVVYCISGKLSLYLSSIDGYSTPVWPPAGIALGFVLIFGNRIWFALFLAAYFTNTHFSDPTFSLYKSIINNPQNLFISFGNSISALFGGYLLKRFSDSKLNIFSVKDLLSFFVLAGPAAAIVSSIIGSFSLLVFGIIYRDFLFQTWFTWWLGDSIGIIIFTPIIILTYKWFLKEETGMRLILFASATVGTFALTITIFFVTRNWEKEFIQYRIKSDGQIISSEIENRIFENLRVVKSLGSFLSLQNNLSKKEFESYAKSILDETESVTALSWNLNIPHSKRSLYEAKLKNDYPNSIGIHTSEESDIKVSPTKDQYIFIRFIYPLIENQSAIGYDVFSNPVRRNALTKAIETNNLEITGKVKLIQNDSDNTGFLVFYPIKTKDGEIGFATAIIKISTIIKKSLIGSDQNNLCVQILEGDSLHSDEVYNRNCIASQERIFSEFSHIHQTKIGSHLFTFKIVATQDYFEKNLTNASRFILIISSFLTGLLGILMLIILGKEKSIQEIVEKRTFELEKANRVKSEFLANMSHEIRTPMNGVLGMLTLLEETNVDIEQKDYLDNAKKSVLSLLTIINDILDVSKLENHKLEILPTDTNVYKLCRDIQLLFQSDVIDKNLKLNLDFTIEDTNLHILVDENRLRQVLNNLISNALKFTPSGIITLAVKLDPSRNFIEFCVHDTGIGISEENIKRLFDRFVQLEDARTKRFEGAGLGLYISKQLVNLMGGEIKVESILNIGSTFKFTIPFHQVAIPEQSIKRIESQETFNLKNINVLVAEDNLLNQKFVRKVLEKEKVNVTIASNGKETIQLLDASLSEGTIKYDLILMDIQMPELDGLETTIRIRKRKDDYQNIPIIALTANNMDSQIQEYLENGMDDCVKKPIILSELLNSIYKIFSKSNNIKP; via the coding sequence ATGAATTATTTTTTCCGGAAAATAGGTGCATTTTTATTTGTTTTAGTCGTTTATTGTATCTCGGGAAAGCTCAGCTTATATCTTTCTTCGATTGATGGATACAGCACTCCCGTTTGGCCTCCTGCTGGTATTGCACTTGGATTTGTTTTAATTTTTGGTAATCGTATATGGTTTGCATTATTTTTAGCAGCTTACTTTACCAATACACATTTTTCAGATCCAACCTTCAGTTTGTACAAATCGATTATAAATAATCCACAAAATCTTTTTATTTCGTTTGGGAACTCCATCTCCGCTTTGTTTGGTGGATATTTATTAAAAAGATTTTCTGACTCAAAATTGAATATTTTTTCTGTAAAGGATTTATTATCTTTTTTTGTATTAGCTGGTCCTGCTGCTGCCATTGTTTCTTCCATCATCGGGAGTTTTTCCCTTTTGGTGTTTGGAATCATTTATAGAGATTTTTTGTTTCAAACTTGGTTTACTTGGTGGTTAGGTGATTCGATTGGAATCATTATTTTTACACCTATCATCATTTTGACATACAAATGGTTTTTAAAGGAAGAAACAGGAATGCGATTGATCCTATTTGCTTCTGCGACCGTCGGAACATTTGCTTTGACTATTACCATTTTTTTTGTGACTCGAAATTGGGAAAAAGAATTCATTCAATACCGAATCAAGTCTGATGGACAAATCATTTCTTCGGAAATTGAGAATCGAATTTTTGAAAATTTGAGAGTTGTAAAGTCTTTAGGATCGTTTCTTTCCTTACAAAATAATTTGAGCAAAAAAGAATTTGAATCATATGCAAAATCAATCTTAGATGAAACTGAAAGTGTGACTGCACTCTCTTGGAATCTAAACATTCCTCATTCCAAACGCAGTTTGTATGAAGCTAAATTGAAGAATGATTATCCAAATTCTATCGGAATTCATACGAGTGAAGAATCTGATATAAAAGTTTCGCCAACTAAGGATCAATATATTTTTATTCGTTTCATTTATCCGTTGATTGAAAATCAATCGGCAATTGGATATGATGTTTTTTCAAATCCAGTCAGGCGAAATGCATTAACAAAAGCGATAGAAACGAACAATTTAGAGATCACAGGAAAAGTGAAACTCATTCAAAATGATTCTGATAATACAGGTTTTTTGGTTTTTTATCCAATCAAAACAAAAGATGGGGAAATTGGGTTTGCGACAGCCATTATCAAAATCAGTACCATCATCAAAAAATCTTTAATTGGTAGTGATCAAAATAATTTATGTGTTCAGATTCTAGAAGGTGATTCACTACATTCCGACGAAGTTTATAATCGAAACTGCATTGCCTCACAAGAAAGAATATTTTCAGAATTTTCCCATATTCACCAAACTAAAATTGGGAGTCATTTATTTACATTTAAGATCGTAGCAACACAAGACTATTTTGAAAAGAACCTAACGAATGCTTCCCGTTTTATTCTTATCATTTCATCTTTTTTAACAGGTTTACTCGGGATTCTGATGCTTATAATTCTTGGAAAAGAAAAAAGTATCCAAGAAATCGTAGAGAAACGAACGTTTGAGTTAGAAAAAGCAAACAGAGTCAAATCAGAATTTTTAGCCAACATGAGCCATGAAATTCGAACACCCATGAATGGAGTACTCGGAATGTTGACTTTATTAGAAGAAACGAATGTTGACATTGAACAAAAAGATTATTTAGACAATGCTAAAAAATCCGTTTTATCGCTTCTCACTATCATTAATGATATTTTGGATGTATCTAAATTAGAAAATCATAAATTAGAAATTTTACCTACAGATACAAATGTTTACAAACTCTGTCGTGACATTCAGTTATTGTTTCAATCTGATGTGATCGATAAGAACTTAAAGTTAAATTTAGATTTTACAATTGAAGATACCAATTTACATATTCTCGTAGATGAAAATCGATTGAGACAGGTACTAAATAATTTAATTAGCAATGCACTCAAATTCACACCAAGTGGTATCATTACTTTGGCTGTCAAATTAGACCCAAGTAGAAATTTCATCGAATTTTGTGTTCATGACACGGGAATTGGAATTTCAGAGGAAAATATAAAACGTTTGTTTGACCGGTTTGTTCAATTGGAAGATGCTAGGACCAAACGTTTTGAAGGCGCTGGTCTTGGTTTATACATTTCAAAACAATTAGTCAATTTGATGGGTGGTGAGATAAAAGTTGAAAGTATTTTAAATATCGGATCTACTTTTAAGTTTACAATTCCATTCCATCAGGTTGCCATTCCAGAGCAAAGTATCAAAAGAATTGAATCGCAAGAAACCTTTAATTTAAAAAACATAAATGTTTTGGTTGCTGAAGACAATCTTCTCAATCAAAAATTTGTTCGAAAAGTTTTAGAGAAGGAAAAAGTAAATGTAACAATTGCATCCAATGGAAAAGAAACCATTCAACTTTTGGATGCTTCGCTTTCCGAAGGAACAATCAAATATGATTTGATATTAATGGACATTCAAATGCCTGAGTTAGATGGTTTGGAAACGACCATTCGAATCCGAAAACGAAAGGATGATTACCAAAACATTCCCATCATAGCCCTTACGGCTAATAATATGGATTCTCAAATCCAAGAATACTTAGAGAACGGAATGGACGATTGTGTGAAAAAACCTATCATCTTGTCAGAACTGCTTAATTCGATTTATAAAATTTTTTCAAAATCAAACAATATTAAACCGTAA
- a CDS encoding DUF4256 domain-containing protein, whose product MNQDTLLLILKERFESHPNRHKGIKWDAVEEKLKKNPDKIKSLIKMEESGGEPDVVLFDKKNNSFTFYDCSAESPSGRRSFCYDKEALQSRKEHKPKSSAIEFAKTMGTKILNEEEYRYLQTLGEFDKKTSSWIETPTSIRKLGGAIFCDYRYGTVFLYHNGAESYYAVRGFRSSLTV is encoded by the coding sequence ATGAACCAAGATACACTCCTTCTCATTTTAAAGGAAAGATTTGAAAGCCATCCTAACCGACACAAAGGAATCAAATGGGATGCTGTGGAAGAGAAACTCAAAAAAAATCCAGATAAAATAAAGTCCCTTATCAAAATGGAAGAATCAGGTGGTGAGCCAGATGTCGTGCTCTTTGATAAAAAAAATAATAGTTTTACCTTCTATGATTGTTCTGCGGAATCACCAAGTGGACGAAGGAGTTTCTGTTATGACAAAGAAGCCCTCCAATCGAGAAAAGAACACAAACCCAAGAGTAGTGCCATCGAGTTTGCAAAAACGATGGGTACTAAAATCTTAAACGAAGAAGAGTATCGTTATCTACAAACGTTAGGTGAATTCGACAAAAAAACATCAAGTTGGATTGAGACACCAACCTCCATACGTAAATTAGGTGGAGCAATCTTTTGCGACTATCGATACGGGACAGTTTTTTTATATCATAATGGAGCCGAATCGTACTATGCCGTCCGCGGATTTCGATCTTCCCTTACGGTTTAA